The segment tcgtatttattgagcgcttactgtgtgcacagcacagtactaagcgcttgggaagtacaagtcggcaacatatagaaatggtccctacccaacaacgggctcacagtctagaagtaggagacagataacaaaacaaaacatgtagacaggtgtcaagatagtcagaacaaatagatttattTAACTTCACTTCACTTAACCTctgagcagcatagctcagtgaaaagaccacgggctttggagtcagaggtcatgggttcaaaccccagctctgccaattgtcagctgtgtgactttcggcaagtcacttcacttctctgtgcttcacttacctcatctgtaaaatggggattaagactgtgagccccctgagggacaacctgatcaccttgtaacctccccagcgcttagaacagtgctttgcggatagtaagcgcttaataaatgccatcataattattattatttcccccgtctagactgtgagcctactgttgggtaggggctctatacgttgccaacttgtacttcccaagcgcttagtacagtgctctgcacacagtaagcgctcagtaaatacgattgattgattaacttctttaagcctcacttacctcatctgtaaaatgggggtgaagactgtgcgtcccacatgggactagctgatgaccttgaatctaccccagtgcttagaacagtgcatggcacatagtaagcacttaaataccattctttttttaccactactactactactagtactactccaACTACTACTCAAGAGAACAACAAATGTTGTACACCATCTGGAAGGgcagagaaaagaaaataaaaacagaaaaatacaTCCCTGGAAAACATTTTGGGGGTTTGAAAAGTAAAATCTCTACATTATAATATCTCCCCCTCTCGACAAACATTACAATACATACATTACATTACGTCCGCTAACTCTGTCGTAGtgtggtctcccaagcgtttagtacagtgcttgatcaaTCATTTCCCGAAATAAAGAAATCTTCAGCAATATATTACCATCTCCCTGTCGGGGAatcgaaccccggtctcccgCGTGACAGGCGGGGATACTCACCACTATACTAACGAGGAAAACGATAACAGTTTTTTGAAGCAACACTTTGTCAGGAACGTAGCTCCGGATGATTGGCTGATATTTTATCAGTTATTAGCGGGATCAAGAATACCTAAAATCTCCAAAGTTATTCCTGGAAATCGTTATCACGATAGCTGTTTCTCCcattaaaaacacacaaaaatgtTTTGAAGGCATGCCATTCGGAGATTTTTGTCTTGCGTGTACTTGCGGAGGTAGTTTTTggacagaaactgaggcagattATATCAATTCCCCAAAACGgtccatcaacaaaataaaagggTGCTATTATTATGTAATTAGCGATTAGAGAAAAACTTAAAAACCTTCAACCCAGAGAGTCAGGATGGCCGAGCGGTCTAAGGCGCTGCGTTCAGGTCGCAGTCTCCCCtggaggcgtgggttcgaatcccacttctgacagCTCTTCCTTTTCCAGCGTTAGCTGGAACGGTTTTGGCTGTTTTTCACTTCGCTCCCCGTTTGTACTAGCACTTTCTGCTCCCAGAAAAATTTATAGAGGCGGGACTGGACTGTGTGGTTGGGAGGAGCCTTTCTTTAGTAGGATGCAATTTGAGGCAGcattcttctgcctctcacccctccCGGCGGCGGATGGAGTTCAGTTACACTTAAATTAACAGACAGATTTTCCTTGAGATCATATAATAAGAATGTTGGAAGTGGAGGTAGGAGGGCAGGTGGAAGAAGAGCAGGAGCAGAGTTTGTTATAGATGGAACTGGGGCTGAGGAGGACTTTATTATTGCCACCCATCAAGGCCCATGACTTTCTGCTGGGATTCTTCTGCTGGGAATGGACGATCGAGTTGGGGAACATCCTCCCAAATCACAAAGGCCCTGCCCAGACCCTTTAGGATTTCTTGCTTCCTGAAGTCGCAGGCACCCCCACtttgcctccccttttcctcttgcaGTGTTTAATGCGTTGCAGAGCAACACTGGGCCCACTGACTGGGGGTTGTGAAAAGGATGGGAACGACTTTCCTCAGAGGTAGaaattgcctaatggaaagagaacatacCTGGAAGTTAAATGAGCTGTGTTCCCAACGCCAGCTCCACCAGGTGCCTggcgtgagaccttgggcaaataataataataatgatggtatttgttaagcactttgtgccaagcactgttctaagcactggggtagatccaagataatcacctttccatggtgcatggggtccccatcagtcccacgtggggttcacaatcttcatccccactttacaaatcaatcaatcaatcgtatttattgagcacttattgtgtgcagagcactgtactaagcgcttgggaagtacaagttggcaatatataaagacagtccctacccaacagtgggctcccagtctagaagactgtgacaaatgagggaactgaagcccagagaagtgaagtgatttgcccaaggtcacactgcagacacgtggtggaggcggtgattattattattattattaatatactataatgataatggcattaagcgctttactatgtgcaaaacgctgttttaagcgctggggaggttacaaggtaatcaggttgtcccatggggggctcacagtcttaatccccattttacagatgaggtaactgaggcatagagaagttaagtgacttgcccaaagtcacacagctgacaaatggaacccaggtcctctgacttctaggcccgtgctcttttctctaggacatgctgcttggctcacaatcttaatccccattttacagatgaggtaactgaagcatagagaagttaagtgacttgcccaaagtcacacagctgacaaatggaacccaggtcctctgacttccgggcccgtgctcttttctctaggacacgctgcttgACGCaaagcaagcgtttaacaaacgacacagttattattattcggcATTTACGGACCTTAATCGTGGCCTAGGACGACCCCCCCCTTCccaattccccttctagactgtgagcccgctgttggggctctatcatcatcaatcgtatttattgagctagtactgtgtgcagagcactgtactaagcgcttgggaagtacaagttggcaacatatagagaccgtccctacccaacagtgggctcacagtctaaaagggggagacagagaacaaaaccaaacatactaacaaaataaaataaatagaattgatatgtacaagtaaaataaataaataacaaaataaatggagtccaccacttatcagctgtgcgacactgctgagagctcacctcctccaggaggccttcccagactgagccccttccttcctctccccctcgtccccctctccatcccccatcttacctccttcccttccccacagcacctgtatatatgtatatatcgttgtacatatttattactctatttatttatttattttacttgtacatatctatcctatttattttatttagtatgtttggttttgttctctgtctcccccttttagactgtgagcccactgttgggtagggactgtctctatatgttgccaatttgtacttcccaagcgcttagtacagtgctctgcacatagtaagcgctcaataaatacgattgatgatgatgatgatgactttgagcaagtcactgaacttctctgggcctcagttccctcgtctgtaagatggggatgaagactgtgagcctaccttgggacaacccgatcaccttgttaacctccccagcgcttagaacagtgctttgcacatggtaagcgcttaataaatgctatcatttattattattattattcttcagtgcttcccgggcgcttagtacagcgcaaaaCGCCCAGCGGGCGCTCCGGAACACATGTCTatatgaccgtctctatatgttgccaacttgtacttcccaagcgcttagtccagtgctctgcacacagtaagcgctcaataaatgcgactgaatgaatgaatgaattcctggagGAACCCGATTATCCGTCACGTTTCCAAGTCTCGCGAGAGTTGGGGATGACGCCAGCCCCCCTGCTCACCTCCCGTCAAATTCCACGCGGGCCCCACTTCCGCTCTCTTTTCGCTCCCGGCCGGCGTCATGGCGGTGGGCAAAAATAAGCGGCTGACCAAAGGCGGCAAGAAAGGCGCCAAAAAGAAGGTGTAAGTGGAGTCGGGGGGATCCCCCTGCAGCCATCCCGGGGGTCCCCTGCCGCGGTGGGGACGGGGGGCTGCGGATGGCGGCGGATGCAGCCCCCGGACCCGGCGGAGCtctgcgccccctccccacctcccttggAGTCTGGGCTTTGGCGCGCGCCTCCAAGTTCAGGGGACCACATCTTTAGGGGTGCAACGACTGGGTGTCCCCGAGCCCGggacaaaaatcatcatcaatcgtatttactgagcgcttactgtgtgcagagcactgtactaagcgcttgggaagtacaaattggcaacatatagagacagtccctacccaacagtgggctcacagtctaaaagggggagacagagaacaaaaccaaacatactaataaaataaatagaatagatatgtgcaagtaaaataaatagagtaataaatatgtacaaacgtatatacaggtgctgtggggaagggaaggaggtaagatggggatggagagggggagaggaaggaaggggctcagtctgggaaggcctcctggaggaggtgagctctcagtagggccttgaagggaggaagagaggtagcttggcggatgggcagagggagggcattccaggccagggggaggacgtgggccgggggtcgatggcgggacaggcgagaacgaggcccagtgaggaggttagccgcagaggagcggagggtgcgggctgggctggagaaggagaaaagggaggtgaggtaggagggggcgaggtgatggacaaccttgaagcccagggtgaggagtttctgcctgatgcgcagatcatCTTGGGAGCTCCTCCTGGATCTCCTGTTCGGTGATCCCGACCCCGATGCTCTCCTTAGTTCAGGGCACGGTcctcagtttcaatcaatcaatcgtatttattgagcgcttactgtgtgcagagcactgtactaagcgcttgggaagtacaagttggcaacatatagagacagtttccCCATATAACAATGTCTTGTGGCTTCAGGGTGGATCCCTTCTCCAAGAAGGACTGGTACGATGTCAAGGCCCCGGCTATGTTCAACATCCGCAACATCGGGAAGACCCTGGTCACCAGGACGCAAGGAACCAGTAAGTCCCCTCCCGCATTtaggtcaatccatcaatcaatcaatcgtatttattgagcgcttactttgtgcagagcactgtactaagcgcttgggaagtacaagttgacaacatatagagacagtccctacccaacagtgggctcacagtctaaaagggggagacagagaacaaaaccaaacgtactaacaaaataaaataaatagaatagatatgtacaagtaaaataaatagagtaataagtatgtacaaacatatatacaggtgctgtggggaagggaaggaggtaagatggggatggaggggggacgagggggaggggaaggaaggggctcagtctgggaaggcctcctggaggtctcGCTTTGATATCCCGTGGGCTTCTTATCctgccccagcagcagcagcgggtGCACTTGGAAGATAAtctggaaagaggggagaagcagcaacTTTGGTTTGATCATGGAGGATTTAGAGGCGGGGTAGGGGTCGGGGGATAGAGCTTTGGACTGGACGTTCATGACCCAAAACGTGGCAAAGTTTATATGCTGGTCCAAGTCTCTGATTTTGGCATTATTGAGTTTTctgaatgcctgggagagtacaattcaacagagttggtgacacgttttctgcccacaaggagcttatggtctagagggggagacagccctgactgtaaataaataatttacaatatgtaACTTACGTGTatgcacataagttctgtggggttgcaAGTGggaaatacccaaaggtcacagatctaagtgcataggtgatgtataAGTGTCTTATGCAGCCACTTTAGCATTGGAAGGGAAGGTGAACCACATTCATTTGGTTCTGGCAAAGCGGAGGAAATTTGAATAGCTTTTATATCTCTTTCCTTTCTATGTTATtctgtcagtagtatttattgagtgtttgttcTGAGTAGAGTATTGtatcaagagcttgggagagacgaTGGTTAGATAAGATCTCTGCCTTCAGAGGTGGGAGTCTAGCAAAGGAGACAGGCATAGTGTACAgacagaagaaaagaagagggaaagggatgtGTAGGTGAGTTCATGCTTAAAGAATAAGAAGTGTAAATTCATGTgtgctcccccaagtacttagtacagtgctgtacttaataagtgctcattaaatacagtgGATATAAGTGGGAGTGAATGcattgctgggcacacagtaggtgttcagttgATGATGGCTGGCTAGAGAGAGTGCGGGCCGTAGGCCTGCCTACCAGAGTGAGGGTTTTGCTACTGGTTGTGTTGGGAAGCTACTGGGCCACCTAGTCCTTGCTCTGGTGCAGAGAGACAGGTGTGTTCCTGGGTAACGTTCAGCCTTGCATAGGTGTGATTGGCGACTGAGCTGTCAGAACCATTGCAAGACAATCCTTGAACCCCAGGGGGCCTGCCCCAagtcgtgttttttttttttaatggtatttgctaagtgtttactatgtaccgggcactgtactaagcggtgggatagatacaaatttatcacgatggatgcatggggctcacaatcttaatccacatttaatagttgaggtaactgagtcccagagaagtgaagtgacttacctaaggtccctcagcagacacgttggagccgggattaaaccccaagtccttctgactccaaggcctgggcactacccatgagaccatgctgctttccccgcTAAGGCGGTAACCCTGCCTCTGTCCTCCCACCCTGTAGAGATCGCGTCCGACGGCCTCAAGGGCCGGGTGTTTGAGGTGAGTCTGGCCGATCTGCAGAACGACGAGGTGGCCTTCCGCAAGTTCAAGCTCATCACTGAGGACATCCAGGGCAAGAACTGCCTGACCAACTTCCACGGGATGGACCTGACCCGCGACAAGATGTGCTCCATGGTCAAGAAGTGGCAGGTGGGCCTGGCACCTGGTTGCAAAAGAAAGCCCTCCGGAGAATCCGTCCCGGTTTTGGGGGGCGATGCGGGGTGGGGTGTCTGGACCGTGGTGTTCCTCAGACCAGGTCAAGTTATCAAAAGAGGGCATGAGAAGGGCAGGGATGCATGATGACAAAATGTTTCGGTCCCAAATGACATTCCGTGATATGACTGCTGCATTTTCCTGATGTCCCCGTATTGACCCTCCGAGGGTCCTTGTCTGCCATCTTTTGATCCATTAGTTGGGTGGCTGGGTGTGGAGTGGTggatgggagagagggcaggggcaagaCCTAGAAAAGGGGTGTAGAGGTGAAGGTTTCATTGACGTGGACCAAACAGCGTGTGGAACACTGAGTGACATTGCAGAGGTAGGATCCAAAGAGGAAGTCACTGTAGGTGGGCTAGCTGATGAAGAATAGTgtggtatatgtgtgtgtgcatacattcACACCTCATTCGGGGTAAGAAAACAATGAGGTCTTCACGAATTGTGGAGAGAATTTAAGTAGGATAGACGGTATTAGATGGGCTGTAACCGATTTGAAATCTCCCACCTCACGTGCCCACAGACAATGATCGAAGCTCACGTGGACATCAAGACGACAGACGGCTACCTGCTGCGCCTCTTCTGCGTGGGCTTCACCAAGAAGCGCAACAACCAGATCCGCAAGACGTCGTACGCCCAGCACCAGCAGGTACGCCAGATCCGCAAGAAGATGACGGAGATCATGACCCGCGAGGTGCAGACCAACGACCTCAAGGAAGTCGTCAACAAGCTGTGAGTGggtgcccggagggaggggggactCCAGACCCTCGCTGGGTGGCGAAAAGGTGTGGGAATGGGTGATGACAACATGTTTCGGTCCCAGATGACCTCCAGTGATTTCACCGTTGTGATTTTCTGACGTTCCCACGGCGGGCCTCTGTGGTGCCGCCTATCTGGGGGGCGGGCTGGGGAGGCGAGCGGGGCCAGGGCATCAGATAACACTGGGGGCTGGGGTATGCAGGATCCCGGACAGCATCGGCAAAGACATCGAGAAGGCCTGCCAATCCATCTACCCCCTCCACGACGTCTTCGTGCGCAAAGTCAAGATGCTGAAGAAGCCCAAATTCGAGCGTGAGTGGAGCGGGAGTCCCTGCTTACAAACATTCACGTCCTGTGGGTGTCGGGCAGGTCTTGTAGGTGGTGGAAAGGGCTCGATCTTGTTGGGTGGAGACCGTAAATGTGCTTCTGCTGTACATTCAGTGTATGGGGacgttaccaatcaatcagtggcatttattgagtgcttacttgtgtgcagagcactggactgccaCCGTATCACCACTGGTGCTCTAGGCCGGGGGCTACTGGCATGGTTTCCTTCCCTGTCATGGTGACCAGTTGGCCTATCCCGGGCATGGTGGCAACCCTGAGCCCTGCcccatctctcctttctccagtggGGAAGCTCATGGAGTTGCACGGGGAAGGCAGCGGATCCAGCAAACCGTCTGGGGACGAGACGGGAGCCAAGGTGGAGCGCGCCGACGGCTATGAGCCGCCCGTCCAGGAGTCCGTCTGAGGCCGGGACCTCGAGTGGCCAGGGAAGGAACAGTGTCACAGCTCCGGGCTGCCTTGCCTGGTCCGATTCCTGCGACATGTCTGGCCGGTCTCCGTGGAGCCCCAGTTGGCTGAGAATTAGGCTCAGGGAGTCTTCCCCGAGCTGGCGGCCAACTTCCCATCATAGCCAAGATGGCAACCAAACTGGagatccccttcccctgccctttgAGTTGCCCTTGACCTTTTACCGCAAGGAGAACAGAAAATATTTATGAAGAAACAAGCCTTTAAAAAAGTTGGGCcttgtctcactctctctctcccccctcccctgcttcctccccttcTAAGTCAAGAGGTTGGAATTCTCCCCTCTTAGCCCTGCTATCTCTGGACAGTCATCCTGGGGTTTTGGGCACAGCATCGTCAGGAGCCCCCTACCCGACAGGTAGCAAAAGGGGTGACCCATCTTCGTGCTGGCAGGGCATAAGTGCACAAAGGTGAAATTAAGTGGGAGAGCCCTTCGGCACTGATTAACAGTGGTGAAGAGCGATCAGTCCACTCCAACAACTCTGGGAAGCTGGGCGGAGGAAGGGATTGTAGTGCTAGTGATTTATGCAGAGCTGTTCACATGGTCCCCAGTCTCCTTTCTGCCGGTCCCGTCCCATcctgtcccccctccctgccGCCCCGAGGGTCTTGAGGACAGCCCGTGAGTTGATGACCATGGCCAGTGGCTCTCTTGCATTGCAGGCCCGAGTAACCAGGGCACACCTCAGCCCACAGTTTCAGCCTGCCTCCACAGGAGCTGAGttttagggttttgtttttttaatcggAAATTCTCAGCATGGAGTGCACAACCCTAACAATCATTTCCCTGCTTCTTCTGGCTTTTTTCATCCCTATTGTGGGGttggaatttgggggtgaagggagatCGTGCACAGCGATGTAAGGACCATCGTTAAGTTGGTGGTGGTAATGATGGGTGTTGGGCTTTTTGGAGGCATTGCCTTTTTGTGGGGTACATTAGAGTGCAATCCTCTCACTCCTTTGAAACCACCAGAGATgcattgtggcccagtggaaagagtagaggctgggagtcgggacctgggttctatatccAAGTCTATCCCTTTTCTACAGGGTGGTCACAGGCAAATTTTAGTGGTAgggtggcttactgtgtgccagtcactgtactacgcCCcaggatagatagatacaagctaatcaggctgcatACAAccaaagtcccacatggggctcacagtctgaacccccattttaacttctctgcctcagtttgctgatctgtacaatggtgatggaaaacctgttctccctctgctttAGACCacaccctgtgtggaacagggactgtggctgactgGATTATCAGCACGAGGCagataagggcttaacaaatgcaagtATTTATTAGGAGCTCTTGGTACCAGGAAACAACAGGGGCATGTTTGCTCTTATCTTTACTGGCATGTGATAACTGACCATTGCCCAGAAATGGGGAAGTCAGAACAGGAAAcagcagggagaggagatgaTCTCTTTGGCCCGTCACtagagataatcaggatggaatgTGTGGGAGTCAAGAGACTCTGGTAGGAAGTCAGGGGAGaccccattttctctctccttgtgGTCAAACTCCTGCCTCGGGTAAGTGGGTAGGAAaagatggtagtagtagtattgagcacttgctttgtgcagagcactgtcctaagcacttggaagagaagtagtctagactgtaagtttgttgtcggcagggaatgtgtctgcttattgttgtactctaccaagtggtgatgatggcatttgttaagcacttactatgtgccaagcactgttcattcattcaatttatttatttattgagtgcttactgtgtgcagagcactgtactaagcgcttaagcactgttctgctcTAAGCACccgaagatacaaggtaatgaggttgtcccacgcggggctcccagtcttaaaccccattttacagatgtggtaaatggggcacagagaagttaagcggcttgcccaacgtcacaaagcagacaagtggcagagccgggattagaacctatgtactctgacccccaagtccatgctcttcccactaagtcatgctgcttctatgtgctgtgcacacagtaagcactcagtaaatatgattgaatgaaaaaatgggcCCAGGagctagaggacttgggttctaaaaccggctctgccacgtacctgccgtgtgaccttgggcaagtcacctacctgtgcctcagtacctttgtctgcaaaatagggattcaatacatgtcctTCAACGAAAACTGAGAGCTCAATGAGGGGACCTGATCATCTGAAAcctagtacttgacacatagtaagggcctaacaagtactgcaattaataatgtatttaagtccttactatgtgccaagcactgttctaagcacagggatcttgtcttatgcagttgagtcgtttctgacccatagcaaccatggacacatctctcccagaacaccccgctctccatctgcaatcattacgaagtgtatccatagagttttcttggtaaaaatccggaagtggtttatcgttgccgccttccgtgcagtaaactcgagtctcctcccttgactcccatgccgctgctgcccagcatgggtgagttttaacttgcagcagattgccttccactcactggccactgcccaagctaggaatggaatgggtaggccttcgcgtagccaaaactggtagagtactggaaactccaggtgtgaccctgagaggggtaagcactggggtagctacaagttaatcaggttgtacacagtccctgttccagaatgggctcatactcaatccccatttttttttatagttgaggtaacaggcacagagaagttaagtgacttgcccaaggtcacagcagacaagagttggCAGCCACATCacttgaccacagtgagtttgcagggcCGGGGAATGACAATACAAATAGGTGGCAGCATCACAtatgggatggaggggggttgGGATAGCAGAAGAAGGTGTCTACACTTATTCTAAAGGCAGAGTAAGATCTGGTAGGAGTTGGGAAATTCCAGTCACGAGAAAGGGGAACAGCtgagctagaggcagggagggccCGGCCGATTCCCATGGGGGCACTCAACTGGAACACTTCCCCCACCCTGAGGTTCGTGCAACAGGAAAATAGATTTGGCCTCAGCAAAGCAGTCTTTGGTTCCCAAAGCGAACACTCTGCCTCCCACATGAGGTCTGTCCATCTGTTGGCTCAGCCCTCGAAGGCCCGGTTAGTCTGGTTTGGCTCAGAGCCATCGCAGACCctggtggaagggaagggaacgagtcagggtgatgcagaggggagtgggagaagaggaaaggaaggcttagtcgaggaaggcttcttgaagatttgccttcaataaggctttgaaggtggagtcaTTGTCCAGGATatggagaaggagggtgttccaagccagaggctggACGttgggaagaggttggcagcaagacagatgagattgaggtacaacactcccaagtgcttaggacagtgctctgcccacggtgcttagtaaatacaatcaatgttatttattaaatgcttgctggaGTGTGAGGAAGGAGATAATAAATGAAAGATggatatagtaataatggtatttgttaagtgcttactatgtgccaagcactgttctaagcactgttcttagtcccatgtggggctcacagtcttaatccccattttacagatgaggtaactgaggccaactaaagttatgtgacttgcccaatagctgacaagtagcatagctgggattagaacccatgacctctggctcccaaggctgtgctctttccactaagccatcctgcttctctgtacataagtgctgtggggctgaaggagtgaataaagggtgcaaataataactgtggtatttaagcacttactatgtatcaagtgctgtttaagctaatcaggttggacagagtccctgtcccaggtagggctcacagccttaaatcccattttacagatgaggtaactgctgttgttgtcttatgctgtcgagttgtgtttgacccatagcaacgccaaagacacatctctcccaggacaccctaCAGTCATTCCTATGACTCCAAGTAGcccctcagtaaatgctaccgTTTAGAAAGAGGAGGAATCTACAGTGTCCTTGAATCTCCTCCCCAAGGCAGTAGAGATGGAGCTGGATAGAGCTGTCAGGAGGATAACAGACTTGACAAGGAGATGAAGCTCTGACTACCAAAGCTCAGGACTTTGTCTACAGCCCccaccaacttcattcattcattccttcatttgttcattcattcattcaatcgtatttattgagtgcttactgtgat is part of the Tachyglossus aculeatus isolate mTacAcu1 chromosome Y4, mTacAcu1.pri, whole genome shotgun sequence genome and harbors:
- the LOC119946880 gene encoding 40S ribosomal protein S3a-like encodes the protein MAVGKNKRLTKGGKKGAKKKVVDPFSKKDWYDVKAPAMFNIRNIGKTLVTRTQGTKIASDGLKGRVFEVSLADLQNDEVAFRKFKLITEDIQGKNCLTNFHGMDLTRDKMCSMVKKWQTMIEAHVDIKTTDGYLLRLFCVGFTKKRNNQIRKTSYAQHQQVRQIRKKMTEIMTREVQTNDLKEVVNKLIPDSIGKDIEKACQSIYPLHDVFVRKVKMLKKPKFELGKLMELHGEGSGSSKPSGDETGAKVERADGYEPPVQESV